Genomic segment of Paenibacillaceae bacterium GAS479:
GTGATATTTTTGCTCCGTGTGCGGCTGGTGGAATTCTGGATGACCGTACCATTCCGAAGCTGAAGTGTTCCATCATTGCAGGAGCAGCGAACAATCAGCTGCGCATGGAGAGGCATGGGGAGTTGGTGGAGGAGAGGAATATTTTGTACGCCCCAGACTTCATTGTGAATGCAGGAGGTATTATCGTTACAGCTGGGGAGCTGAAGGGTGGCGGTCGCGAGGATCTGCTGCAAAGCGTCGATGTGGTTGGCGATACACTGCTGGAGGTGCTCGAACTGGCGGAGGACAGTGGTGTACCAGCTTCCAGAGCGGCTCTAATGTTTGCGAAGATGCGTCTGGATGGTACTTGAGTGAATGAGGATGAGCCAACGGTGTCCCGTCTTCCAGGGCTGCTCTAATGTTCGCGAAGATGCGTCTGGATGATGGTGCTTGAGCGAATGTGATGTGTTAGCAGTTATCGTTATCATTTAGATTGCAGTTAAGGTTGTAAATTAGATGAAGAAAGCATACAAACGGCCCGTAACAACCGATGGCAGCGGTTGTTACGGGCCGGATTTTGTTTCTATATAGGTTGAGCTAGAGAGACGAGGAGGAGTGAAATGAACCGTCCTTCTTGACGCGCAATACGGAATAGCCGGCCTTATGGACGGTTCCGTGTGCAACAGAACTACGATAATTACGCGAATGAGAACGATTAGGATATCGATTCTCGTAGAAGATTAGACGTCCCGCAGACCCTTAGTCATAGCGGCAATCAGCTTGCCTGTACGATCCAGGCCGTATTCCCAGAACATGAGACCACCGAGAGCGTGCTCACGGATATAAGTGCATTTCGCTGCAATGGATTGTTCATCTTCATAGGAGATGAACGTCTCGCCGTTGAACAAATACGGTGCCTGAGCCTCTTCGTCCCAGTGGCGACGATAGCCTTGGACATTGATATAGTTCTCGGCAAGCTCCGTGTAGTTCGGGCCGTAACCGCCGGTAGAGGCTGCCATTTGATGCAGGCCGTTGTCGCGATCGGGAACTCCGGTCCAGAGACGAGAGTAAAAAGCGGCTCCGAGCACTATTTTGGACAGCGGTACACCTGCACCTGCGAACATCCGGACTGAAGCATCGGCGCTGATACGGAACAGATCGCCTGAAGGCGTATATAGATTTGTATGATGGCCGGTAAGCACCTGGAAGCCGCCCCTCATGTCATAGGTCATCAGCTGGATGAAATCAAGCAGCGGATGCACTTGATCCATTTCGGTGCCATCCAGGTAATACTGGTCCGCTCCTGCAGCGATGGTCAGCAAATAGTGCCCAGCGGTTTCCTTGCCTTTACGATCCAAAGCTTCCCGCAGCTCTCGCAGCAGCAGGGTGAAGTTCTGTTTGTCAGCCTTGCTGCTAGCGATACCAGCCACGCCATAACTTGGATACTCCCAGTCCAGGTCGATGCCATCCAGCGGCAGTTCCTCTAGCGCATGCAGCGCCGAGGCGGCCATTTTGGAACGGCCCTCCGCGGTGGATGCAGCCTCGGAGAAACCGCCTGCGCTCCAGCCGCCGACGGACAGGATTATTTTCAGCTCGGGGTAGTCGCCCCGGATTCGACGCAGCACATCAATATGCTTCAGATGTGAGATGACGATTTCGTCCTCACGCACATGGCCGAACGCGAGGTTGAGATGAGTCAGTTGCTGCAGATCACCCTCCGTCATTAGCGGAAGATGATGATCGTTTACATAACCGGCACGAATATAACTCATACTTCGCATTCCTCCCAGAATCGCCGAACGTTGTCCATCGCGATGCGCGAGGCTTCGCGGCATTCTTCCATACCTTCGAATTCAACCGTGATATATCCGTCGAAGCCGGATTCCTTGATCAAGCGGATCAGCTTGCGAATCGGCAGGTCGCCGTGACCGACAATCGCGCCGCGCATGTAGTTCCCGTGCGAGCTGCGGAACCAGTAGCCGCCTCCAGGATTTTGATCATAAGGTCGAATATAGAAATCTTTGAAGTGTACAAGGGAAGCATATTTCAGGTTGTTCATAACTCCGACAATAGGGTCCTCATCCACGCAAAGGAAGTTGCCAACATCGAGCGTTGTGCGGAAATTCGAACGGTTCACGGCACGCAGAATACGCTGCACCCGGTCGCTCGATTGAGCGCTGAAGCCGTGGTTCTCGATCGTCGTCGTAATGCCCAGCGGAGCGGCATAGTCGGCGATTTGGCGAGAGCCCTCAACCATCTCTTCAAAATGATCGTCGAACCAGTCGATGCTCATCTGTTCCTGAGGAATCGTAAAAGCCGTAACGTCATGACGCATATGGCGGACGCCAAGGCGAGCACATAGATCCACATGCCCCTTCAGCCTGGCAACTTCAGCGTCAAAAGCTTCCGGCGTCTCCTGCACAAAGTTGGCCGGCAAACAGTAGTTGGACAGATCGATGCCACGCTCGCGAGCCCTTTCGCGGACCGCATCTGCAAGCTCAAGATTATCGATGAGCGTATAACCGTACGGAACCATTTCCATATGCTCTCCACCGTTGTCTGCAATCCAGTCGATTGCGTCGAGCACGGTCATCTGTCCCGCTTTGAGGGCGTTCAGCAGGCTATATGTGCTTAATCCAAGCTTCATTCTGTCTCCTCCTTATCGGGTCAGGCGAATGGCTAGTGCGATTGGAGTTTCTCCAGCCCGCAGTGACTCTGGAAGCTTCACAAACCAGCCTTGTGCGGTCTTCTCCAGCTCCAGCGCTGTACCGGCTGCATCGCCGCAGCCAAGCAGCTCTGCGCTTGCGAAGTGACCTTCCAGCGGCAGCTCCAACTGCTGCTCCATAGTCTCGCGTTCCGCATACAACCGGATGGCGAATACGTCGTTTCCTTTGGAAGTAAAGTTCAGCTTGCCCGACTGGTAAGGAGCGATAGGGCGTGTAGCATAAATAGCATCGCCGTTTTCCCTCAACCAAGCGCCAATGCCCTTCATGCGCTGGATGGCTGTTTTTGGCAGACGTCCATCCGGTTGCGGCGCTACATTAAGCGCAAGATTGCCGCCTTTAGCTACAATCTCAACGAGCAGATGAATGAGCTGGCGCAGCGATTTGTAATCGTCCTCAAAACGGAAGCTGAAGGCGGTTCCCATCGTAATATTGCTTTCCCATGGAATGAACAACGGGTCTTTCGGCAGTGTCTGTTCCGGAGTGACCAGATTCTCGTAAGCTCCGCCAATCGTGCGGTCTGCTGAGAGCAGCCAAGGCTGGATCAGACGAGCTTTCTCTACAACTTCGCCAAGGCGAATATCCTGGCCGCTGCGCGGGCCAACCCATCCGGCATCCAGCCAGAGCATGTCGATACGGCCGTAATTTGTCATCAGCTCCATGATTTGCTCATGGGTGAACTGGACAAACTTTTCCCATAACCAAGGGTACTTAGCAGGATCGTAGGAAGGACCACGCTTCGTTTCGGTATGCGGCATGTCAGGCGACCAGTAGTATGGTGTATGCCAGTCAGCTTTGGAGAAATAGGCGCTGATCGCCACACCGCGGGCACGGAAGGCGTCGAACAGCTGGCGACAAACATCCGCATACGGATGGGTGTGGAACGGCGTGTCTTTTCCGGTTACGGAATATTCGGTCGTTTTGGTATCCCACATGCAGAAGCCGTCATGATGTTTGGTTGTAAACGTCAAGTAACGGAAGCCGTTGTCTGCGGCCAGATCGGCCCAAAGCTCAGGCTGGAAGCGAAGCGGATTGAAGGTGCGGTTCAGCCCGTATACTTCGCGTCTGATGCGCTCGGAATCTTTGGTCCAGTCAACGCTCTCACGGGACCATTCCTCATCTACATCGTCCAATGCCCAGGATTCTACGATGCCAAGCTGCGAGTAGGTGCCCCAGTGCATCATGAGTCCGAGCTTCTGGTCTTGGAACCATTCCAGACGTTCCCTCAACAGCGGCTCTTCCGGCCATACGTAGTCTTTTTCTTCGGTGTAATTGTGGACGCCCTGGTGGACAACGTCGTCCTCTAGAGTGACGGCTGCTGTTTCAGTGGCTTTTTCAGCGGCCTCCGATTCGGCCGTAACGCTTTGATTCTCCTTACTCATGGCTCGATCTCCTCTCACAGGACAGCGATTATCGCAAACCCCGATTCCATTTTGTCTATGCGCTCTGTTATCATGAATGTATACAATTAGTTTATGTTTGTTAGGCTGTTAGGTAAATAACATAGAGAAAAAGATAGGTCGACGAAAAAAGTTTGGCTTATTTTAGGGAGGTCTGGCAGTGAACAAGAGTTACTTGAAATCACGCCTATTTTTGAACTACGCTCTTTCTTATCTACTCGTATTGCTCGTGCCGCTTCTGCTGTTCGCAGGTACGATCTCACAGAGCGCATCGAGCAATCTGCGCAGTGAGGTCGAGCGTGCCCACTTTAATCAACTCACCCAGGCGCGCAATACCGTTGATTCACGGATGCGGGACCTGCTCACAATCGCTTCGCGAATTTCGTACGACACCCGGCTGTCCTCCTACCTGATGCATGATTCTTATTTCAGCAGCGAGGGTATGAAGGCGCTTGATCAATATAAGGGGACAAGCGAGATGATTGGCGAATTGTTCCTCTATTTTCGCGATGACGACCGGATTTACTCTTCGCTTGGCATGTCGGAATTAAGCGTTTTTTATAATGGATACGCTTTCCGGAACTGGGAGCCTGCCCAGATTGAAGACGAGCTGAACAAGGTTCAGTTTCCGACGCTGAGGCCGGCCGATCTGGTCCGCCGCAAAATAGGTTTGGAACAATCGATGCTAGCGTATATGGTTCCAATCACGCCTAACAATCCAAATCCTCATGCTACTGTCATGTATCTAATTGAGGAATCCCAGTTTAACGGCCTTATTTCTTCTATTTTGGGCAGTTATCAGGGACTTACCTACGTATTCGATGACAAGGGACAGGTTCTTACATCAACGCAACGCGGTGAATCGCTGAGCAAAACCGATGTGGACAGTCTGTTCCGTCAGCCGGAAGGCATCCACAGCTTGGAACTGAACGAAACGACGCATTCTGTCGTGTCGGTTAAATCCGAGCAGAACGGCTGGACATACGTAACCGCCATGCCGAGCAACCAGTTCTTTTCCAGCGTCGTAAAGCTTCGCAGCATCATGATCCTCATCTTCGGCACGATTGCTGCTGCGGGAGCGGGACTTGCACTGCTGCTCGCCCGTCGCTTATACGGACCGATCTGGGAACTGGCTGCATTCGCGAGCTCCCATAACAAACAGCCAGGGGCTGCGGCCAAGGAGCCGGATGAATTAGGACGGATTCGCAGTGTGCTTCAACATTCCAGCCAGATGGCCGACCTGCAGGAGCCGTATGCTAGGAACCATTTTCTACTTATGCTGCTCAAGAACAGCGGACCGGGCAGCCTCTCGCCAGAGCTGCTGCGAGCGCTCCACATGAGCTTCGATCGTGAGCGTTATGCCGTTCTCGTGTTTGGCTGGGAGGATGAACAGCAGGTTGATCCGGCCTTTTATGCCGGGCTGCAGGAGCTGAATATCCCCGAGGCTGGCGCCATTATATATGGCGTAGAGCTACCGGAGCCGCGGCGTATGGCTTTCATTGTCGGTGTTACGGCGAATCCAGATTCGAACGGAAACGATCCGTTGCAAGCCACGTTGGATGAAGTTCAGCGGTTGTCAGAAGAAGCTGGCTTGTCCAATCCTTCCATCGGCGTAGGCCGCTTGTATGAGAGCCCGCTTCAGCTTAGCCAGTCCTATATCGAAGCTCTATCCGCTTACGAATCCCGGCATGTACTTGGACCCGTGACCGTTAGTCGATTTGACGCCATTTCCGAAAGCAGGGAGAAGGCGAACTGGCTGCCAACCGGGCTGCTGCTGAAGCTGGCTCAAGCGCTCAAGCAGGGCAGCTACGAGGTAGCGGCTCCTACCATTACGGAATGTCTGAGTTATATCCGGGCCAGCGGCGCTTCGTTGCCGCTAGCTCGGGCGATGTATTTCGATGTGCTGAACACGATGTTGAAGTCCGCCTCAGAGCTTGGCGTACTGACCAGCGATATTCCTTCGCCATCCTCTTTTCATTCGATGAAGGTGTTGGAGGAGCCGCTTTTGACACTGGCCTATCGCATTTGCTCCGAGGCGGAGTCAAGGGCGCAGACGGAGGAGCGCTCGTTGCTTGACCGTGCGCTGGCCTATATCCACGCCCATTATGCCGATCATTCACTGAGCCTGGAATCCGTCGCTGACGAGCACAGCATTTCTCCTTCTTACTTTAGCCGCTCCTTCAAGGAGAAAACCGGACAGAACTTTACGCCTTATGTCTGGCAGCTAAGAGTGGAGGAGGTTAAGCGGCTGCTGGATGAAACGAATGATCCAATCAAGGACATCATCCCGCGCGTCGGATACCTGGATGCGCCGAACTTCATCCGCAAGTTCAAGAAGGAAACAGGCTTGACCCCAGGTCAGTACCGCAAGCGCGGCCAAGGCGGCGGCGCAGAAGCGGACTGATTGTTGAGAAGACGCGTGCGGCCCAATGCCGCACGCGTCTTTTTGCTTCTCGGTCGCGGTTTAACGCGGCCTTATGCAGTTATCTTAGAACGATGAATCCGTAGGAGCTTATTTCGTCGAGTTCCAACGGTCATAAGCTACTTGGTAAATTTCGGCGATGCGTTCGCTGCCCATTTTCTTCAGCTGAGCCACATATTTATCCCAGCCGGACAGAGGCTCCTGGCCAGTAACGAACTTGGCTTCCATTTGCTCAACATAAGGGTTCAGATCGGCGAGCAGAGCCGTGATTTCCGTTTGCTCCTCTGGCGTCAGGAAGACGTTAGGCATTGGCGGCTTGGCGAATGGCACGATCTTGGTGTTCAGCTCTTCTTTAAAGAAGAGATCGAAGTCCGTTTCCAGCCCTTTTTTAGTTTCAGCAAGGTTGATGCCCGGAGCTACGATGCCGTAGTTCGGCGTCAGCTTGCCTCTGATTTCATCGCGCTTTTGACCTTCTGGAACAGGCAGATATTCTTTTGTTTTTGCCGCTTTGTCCGTATATTTCCAGAGTGTGCCTTCTGGACCCAGGTCGAACAGCAGCGCGCCTTCAGGGCTGTACATGTAGTCGGCCCAACGCATTGCTGCTTCCGGGTTCGGGTTCGTGTTGGAGATTGCAAACTGGCCATAAGACGATTGTCCAGGATGTTTTCCGTATACCGGAGAGTCAGCAACTTCGCTTTTCAGCAGCGTCATGAGCGGATTGTCGCGGTTTGGCTCCACTTGGAACGGCATGTAAGGGTGGAATGCGTCAAATACGGCAACTTGGTTGTTTTTAATTTTTGCATTTTTTTGCTCATCCGTTTGGGAGAAGGTGTCATGGTCAAGCAGATCTTCCGCCCACAGCTTGTTCATGAACGTCAGATAACCTTTGTAGGCTTCCTCTTGTGGCGAATAGTGAACCTTGCCCGCCTTGTCCGCATAGTAGACCTCGTTGTACATGCCCCAGAAGCCCATGAAATACATGCGCAGATCCGTCAGTTTCACAGAGCCCAGCGGAATTTCATCTGCTTTGCCGTTTTTGTTCGGATCTTCGGTTTTAACGCGCTTCAGGTAGGTGTAGAACTCTTCGGTCGTCTTAGGCAGCTCCTTGATGTTCAGCGCTTTCAGGAATGCGCCGTTGTACCACATCGGATTGCGGTAAAGCACGGCCGTTGAGTTGATGAAAGGCAGTGCAAAAATATGGCCGTCTGGAGTCGTGATGTTTTTGCGGATGTTAGGGTTCTCATCCAAAATCTTCTTCAAGTTAGGTGCATAGTTTTCGATCAGG
This window contains:
- a CDS encoding chitinase; its protein translation is MSYIRAGYVNDHHLPLMTEGDLQQLTHLNLAFGHVREDEIVISHLKHIDVLRRIRGDYPELKIILSVGGWSAGGFSEAASTAEGRSKMAASALHALEELPLDGIDLDWEYPSYGVAGIASSKADKQNFTLLLRELREALDRKGKETAGHYLLTIAAGADQYYLDGTEMDQVHPLLDFIQLMTYDMRGGFQVLTGHHTNLYTPSGDLFRISADASVRMFAGAGVPLSKIVLGAAFYSRLWTGVPDRDNGLHQMAASTGGYGPNYTELAENYINVQGYRRHWDEEAQAPYLFNGETFISYEDEQSIAAKCTYIREHALGGLMFWEYGLDRTGKLIAAMTKGLRDV
- a CDS encoding alpha-L-fucosidase encodes the protein MSKENQSVTAESEAAEKATETAAVTLEDDVVHQGVHNYTEEKDYVWPEEPLLRERLEWFQDQKLGLMMHWGTYSQLGIVESWALDDVDEEWSRESVDWTKDSERIRREVYGLNRTFNPLRFQPELWADLAADNGFRYLTFTTKHHDGFCMWDTKTTEYSVTGKDTPFHTHPYADVCRQLFDAFRARGVAISAYFSKADWHTPYYWSPDMPHTETKRGPSYDPAKYPWLWEKFVQFTHEQIMELMTNYGRIDMLWLDAGWVGPRSGQDIRLGEVVEKARLIQPWLLSADRTIGGAYENLVTPEQTLPKDPLFIPWESNITMGTAFSFRFEDDYKSLRQLIHLLVEIVAKGGNLALNVAPQPDGRLPKTAIQRMKGIGAWLRENGDAIYATRPIAPYQSGKLNFTSKGNDVFAIRLYAERETMEQQLELPLEGHFASAELLGCGDAAGTALELEKTAQGWFVKLPESLRAGETPIALAIRLTR
- a CDS encoding carbohydrate ABC transporter substrate-binding protein, CUT1 family, encoding MMTKPRKNLHKLMASVIGLSLLAACSGGNGGTNNAPNNEGGATDPKSTVSKDGMPIVPEPITMTLMAPDVGHAKWEDMAALKEMEKLTNIKLTFQNAPSESFPTKKNLVFASGTYPDIFYGADLTAAEQVTYGDQKVLLPLEDLIENYAPNLKKILDENPNIRKNITTPDGHIFALPFINSTAVLYRNPMWYNGAFLKALNIKELPKTTEEFYTYLKRVKTEDPNKNGKADEIPLGSVKLTDLRMYFMGFWGMYNEVYYADKAGKVHYSPQEEAYKGYLTFMNKLWAEDLLDHDTFSQTDEQKNAKIKNNQVAVFDAFHPYMPFQVEPNRDNPLMTLLKSEVADSPVYGKHPGQSSYGQFAISNTNPNPEAAMRWADYMYSPEGALLFDLGPEGTLWKYTDKAAKTKEYLPVPEGQKRDEIRGKLTPNYGIVAPGINLAETKKGLETDFDLFFKEELNTKIVPFAKPPMPNVFLTPEEQTEITALLADLNPYVEQMEAKFVTGQEPLSGWDKYVAQLKKMGSERIAEIYQVAYDRWNSTK
- a CDS encoding Sugar phosphate isomerase/epimerase, which produces MKLGLSTYSLLNALKAGQMTVLDAIDWIADNGGEHMEMVPYGYTLIDNLELADAVRERARERGIDLSNYCLPANFVQETPEAFDAEVARLKGHVDLCARLGVRHMRHDVTAFTIPQEQMSIDWFDDHFEEMVEGSRQIADYAAPLGITTTIENHGFSAQSSDRVQRILRAVNRSNFRTTLDVGNFLCVDEDPIVGVMNNLKYASLVHFKDFYIRPYDQNPGGGYWFRSSHGNYMRGAIVGHGDLPIRKLIRLIKESGFDGYITVEFEGMEECREASRIAMDNVRRFWEECEV
- a CDS encoding Cache domain-containing protein, whose translation is MNKSYLKSRLFLNYALSYLLVLLVPLLLFAGTISQSASSNLRSEVERAHFNQLTQARNTVDSRMRDLLTIASRISYDTRLSSYLMHDSYFSSEGMKALDQYKGTSEMIGELFLYFRDDDRIYSSLGMSELSVFYNGYAFRNWEPAQIEDELNKVQFPTLRPADLVRRKIGLEQSMLAYMVPITPNNPNPHATVMYLIEESQFNGLISSILGSYQGLTYVFDDKGQVLTSTQRGESLSKTDVDSLFRQPEGIHSLELNETTHSVVSVKSEQNGWTYVTAMPSNQFFSSVVKLRSIMILIFGTIAAAGAGLALLLARRLYGPIWELAAFASSHNKQPGAAAKEPDELGRIRSVLQHSSQMADLQEPYARNHFLLMLLKNSGPGSLSPELLRALHMSFDRERYAVLVFGWEDEQQVDPAFYAGLQELNIPEAGAIIYGVELPEPRRMAFIVGVTANPDSNGNDPLQATLDEVQRLSEEAGLSNPSIGVGRLYESPLQLSQSYIEALSAYESRHVLGPVTVSRFDAISESREKANWLPTGLLLKLAQALKQGSYEVAAPTITECLSYIRASGASLPLARAMYFDVLNTMLKSASELGVLTSDIPSPSSFHSMKVLEEPLLTLAYRICSEAESRAQTEERSLLDRALAYIHAHYADHSLSLESVADEHSISPSYFSRSFKEKTGQNFTPYVWQLRVEEVKRLLDETNDPIKDIIPRVGYLDAPNFIRKFKKETGLTPGQYRKRGQGGGAEAD